The Xanthomonas sp. DAR 34887 genome has a segment encoding these proteins:
- a CDS encoding electron transfer flavoprotein-ubiquinone oxidoreductase, which translates to MTELEGGASAPEPVERDVMEYDVVTVGAGPAGLAFAIRLKQLNPDISVCVIEKASTVGAQILSGAVIEPAPLDALLPGWRDAPPPICVPAGEDEFWHLSKDGGRKFPIVPPGMRNHGNFIVSLGALCAWLAPQAEALGVEIYPGFAAAQTLHADDGTVLGVRIGDMGVAKDGSHKPGYTPGIDIRAKVTVLAEGARGHLTKRLVKRFALDADSDPQAYSIGIKELWQLPEGRVVPGKIVHTLGWPADNKTYGGSFLYHLENNQVALGYVSGLDYHDPEYRPWEAFQQWKNHPMMKSLLEGGTILSAGARAIASGGWQSLPKVEMPGALLIGDTAGLLNVPKIKGTHQAIRSGMLAAEHLAAGAALNPAGFDAKLRGSEVMAELRQVRNIKPGFKKGMWFGLLNGAWETLVKGASPWTLKVTADWSSLDRLGEHEQPKRDYVQRDLAPRDRLQGVYFAATEHDEDQPVHLQVLDPQICVTRCTEEYGNPCTRFCPAAVYEIVDDAAGKRLQINAANCVHCKTCDIKDPYEIINWVTPEGGSGPNYQNL; encoded by the coding sequence GGAGCCAGTGGAACGCGACGTCATGGAATACGACGTGGTCACCGTCGGCGCAGGTCCGGCCGGGCTGGCGTTCGCGATCCGGCTCAAGCAGCTCAACCCGGACATCTCGGTCTGCGTGATCGAGAAGGCCAGCACGGTCGGTGCGCAGATCCTGTCCGGGGCGGTGATCGAACCGGCGCCGCTCGACGCGCTGCTGCCCGGCTGGCGCGACGCCCCGCCGCCGATCTGCGTGCCCGCCGGCGAAGACGAGTTCTGGCACCTGAGCAAGGACGGCGGGCGCAAGTTCCCGATCGTGCCGCCGGGCATGCGCAATCATGGCAACTTCATCGTCAGCCTCGGCGCGCTGTGCGCGTGGCTGGCGCCACAGGCCGAGGCGCTGGGCGTGGAAATCTATCCGGGCTTCGCCGCCGCGCAGACCCTGCATGCCGACGACGGCACCGTGCTCGGCGTGCGCATCGGCGACATGGGCGTGGCCAAGGACGGTTCGCACAAGCCCGGCTACACCCCCGGCATCGATATCCGCGCCAAGGTCACGGTACTGGCCGAAGGCGCGCGCGGGCACCTGACCAAGCGCCTGGTGAAACGTTTCGCGCTGGATGCCGACAGCGATCCGCAGGCCTATTCGATCGGCATCAAGGAACTGTGGCAGTTGCCGGAAGGGCGCGTGGTACCCGGCAAGATCGTGCACACCCTGGGCTGGCCGGCCGACAACAAGACCTACGGCGGCAGCTTCCTGTACCACCTGGAGAACAACCAAGTGGCGTTGGGCTACGTCAGCGGCCTGGATTACCACGATCCCGAATACCGGCCGTGGGAGGCGTTCCAGCAATGGAAGAACCACCCGATGATGAAGTCGCTGCTGGAAGGCGGCACCATCCTGTCGGCCGGCGCCCGCGCCATCGCCAGCGGCGGCTGGCAGTCGTTGCCGAAGGTGGAGATGCCCGGCGCGCTGCTGATCGGCGACACCGCCGGCCTGCTCAACGTGCCCAAGATCAAGGGCACCCACCAGGCGATCCGCAGCGGCATGCTTGCCGCCGAGCACCTGGCCGCCGGCGCGGCGCTGAACCCGGCAGGGTTCGACGCCAAACTGCGCGGCTCGGAGGTCATGGCCGAGCTTCGCCAGGTGCGCAATATCAAGCCCGGTTTCAAGAAGGGCATGTGGTTCGGCCTGCTCAACGGCGCCTGGGAGACCCTGGTCAAGGGTGCCTCGCCGTGGACGCTGAAGGTGACCGCCGACTGGTCGTCGCTGGACCGGCTCGGCGAACACGAACAACCCAAGCGCGACTACGTGCAGCGCGACCTGGCGCCGCGCGACCGCCTGCAGGGCGTGTACTTCGCCGCCACCGAACACGACGAGGACCAGCCGGTGCACCTGCAGGTGCTGGACCCGCAGATCTGCGTGACCCGCTGCACCGAGGAGTACGGCAACCCCTGCACCCGTTTCTGCCCCGCCGCGGTGTACGAGATCGTCGACGACGCGGCCGGCAAGCGCCTGCAGATCAACGCCGCCAACTGCGTGCACTGCAAGACCTGCGACATCAAGGACCCCTACGAAATCATCAACTGGGTCACCCCGGAAGGCGGCTCCGGGCCGAATTATCAGAACCTGTGA